In Luteolibacter rhizosphaerae, the genomic window CCAGCACCGGCACCGCGTTGTTGCCTTGGCGCGAGCAGGTCGCAATGTTCTCGGCCACTTCGCCCATGCTCATCATCCGCTGGGCCATCATCGCACGCTCTTCGAAGCCGAAGTGCGTCAGGCTACCGCCCGAGGATTTCCCCCGGCTCGCCCGCATGTAGTCGCTGTGCTGCTGCGCCATCTTGTCGAGACCGGCGTGGCGGCGGACTTCCTTCCGACCCATGGAGCTCCGGAAGGAATTGACGTGGGCATGAATGGATCCCGCCAGGGTTCCATCGCCTTTCGAGACAGGTTGGGACGACATCGGTACAGTCGTCGTTGTTAGCTGGGGACCGCACGATGCGAGCAGCATCGACACGGCCAAGCCTCCCCAGGCGAGGCTAGGTGTGTTTTTCATGTTTGGGACAGCTCCGCCCGGATAGCAAAATTCCCGCCAATGCTAAAGGAAATTTTAAAATCCAGCCCGGTTACCGACTA contains:
- a CDS encoding CAP domain-containing protein gives rise to the protein MSSQPVSKGDGTLAGSIHAHVNSFRSSMGRKEVRRHAGLDKMAQQHSDYMRASRGKSSGGSLTHFGFEERAMMAQRMMSMGEVAENIATCSRQGNNAVPVLVNAWKNSTGHMKNMKGQWDVTGIGVSVDSDGTVFATQIFANEDNSHMTMSHRMRQF